A genomic region of Podarcis raffonei isolate rPodRaf1 chromosome 13, rPodRaf1.pri, whole genome shotgun sequence contains the following coding sequences:
- the PTCD3 gene encoding pentatricopeptide repeat domain-containing protein 3, mitochondrial isoform X1: MEEEQERSATSSPASPPFPPREGRRSVDMAARCLRRLAFPRRRPLPHAGQPGSGAGRGARPCSGNAALQKKSPNLEVDEGIISLPRKKTWDKLAVLQALASTVKRDPTAPNYMFQDDPYLIPRTTTEFRLFSLSKESGENAARYILDKHPNLFEIDIAEPHVPCLMPEKLPLQLEEVGEDALKYQIRFRKLKASVDMYDQLMQSGTSVSLETSNSLLDLLCFYGDREPDQLNSTENNSKLEQLEEASEERKKRRNWQNGNRGLKWRENNNAERIFNLMPEKNAHSYCTMIRGMVKHRAAAKAFDMYTDLLNNRLKADVHTFNALIVAASEVREKYTERWELVEDLLNQMAQQKIQPNLLTFNSVLKTLRWCGAFGKSMALRTLNEMKALNIEPSLATFDHLLGIFYKPAASSRGETEMIYEVMDEIKGKRFYPQDPDDGNFFPSAMKICLDLKDIQLAYELHNVLETAENRKMLGDIGQQTTYCGRFFTLLCMMEQLDVVMKWYKEMVPSMFYPNSQGMLDLLYALDTANHLEMIPQIWKDIKQLGHGRRPAMTEEVLTLMARDKQPPETRVAFADCAADIKSFCEAQERRQTTLEWTATSLGNCTILFARAGRMQEAWNMLELFKKHNRIPSDLVMDEVMNCIKQSKEPSQALDLVKFAADFSLQSTSKLARRALEEFQLSEEQRKALADMTAESSDNSDGE, from the exons atggaggaggagcaggagcgaAGCGCCACTTCCTCCCCGGCTTCTCCTCCCTTTCCGCCCCGCGAAGGGCGGCGCAGCGTGGACATGGCGGCGCGGTGCCTGAGGCGGCTGGCCTTTCCGCGCCGTAGGCCGCTGCCGCACGCGGGCCAGCCGGGCTCAGGGGCGGGAAGGGGCGCCAG GCCCTGCTCAGGAAATGCAGCCCTTCAGAAAAAATCACCTAATCTTGAAG TTGACGAAGGAATTATTTCTCTTCCAAGAAAGAAAACCTG GGATAAGTTAGCAGTTCTTCAAGCTCTTGCATCAACTGTAAAGAGG GATCCCACAGCTCCTAATTACATGTTTCAAGACGACCCGTATCTTATTCCTCGAACCACTACTGAGTTT CGTTTATTTTCCTTATCAAAAGAATCTGGGGAAAATGCAGCCAGATATATTCTTGACAAACATCCTAACCTTTTTGAGATTGACATAGCTGAACCTCATGTACCG TGTCTCATGCCAGAAAAATTGCCATTGCAACTTGAAGAAGTGGGTGAAGATGCACTTAAGTATCAGATCCGTTTCAGAAAACTAAAAGCTTCGGTGGACATGTATGATCAACTCATGCAATCAG GAACTTCTGTATCTCTGGAGACATCAAACAGCCTTCTTGATCTCCTATGTTTTTATGGCGATAGAGAACCTGATCAGCTGAACTCTACTGAAAATAACAGCAAATTGGAACAACTG GAGGAAGCttcagaagaaaggaagaaaaggagaaactgGCAGAATGGGAACCGTGGGCTTAAGTGGCG GGAGAACAATAACGCTGAAAGAATATTTAACCTAATGCCAGAAAAAAATGCACATTCGTATTGTACAATGATCAGAGGAATGGTGAAG CATAGAGCAGCTGCAAAAGCTTTTGACATGTACACTGACTTATTGAACAACAGGCTTAAGG CTGATGTGCACACCTTCAATGCGTTAATCGTCGCAGCTTCAGAAGTACGGGAAAAGTACACTGAAAGATGGGAACTTGTTGAA gatttgctgaaccaaatGGCTCAACAGAAGATACAGCCAAATCTGCTCACTTTTAATTCTGTCCTGAAGACTCTACGGTGGTGTGGTGCCTTTGGCAAGAGTATGGCCCTTCGCACACTAAATGAGATGAAGGCACTAAATATAG AGCCTAGCCTTGCAACCTTTGACCATCTTCTTGGCATCTTTTATAAACCAG CAGCATCTTCTCGAGGCGAAACAGAAATGATctatgaagtaatggatgagATTAAGGGAAAGCGCTTTTACCCACAGGACCCAGACGATG GCAACTTTTTTCCAAGTGCCATGAAAATA TGCCTTGACCTCAAGGATATTCAGCTCGCCTATGAGCTACATAACGTGCTGGAGACAGCAGAGAACAGGAAAATGTTGGGAGACATTGGCCAGCAGACTACTTACTG TGGAAGGTTTTTTACCTTGCTGTGCATGATGGAACAGCTTGACGTTGTAATGAAGTGGTATAAAGAAATGGTCCCATCA ATGTTTTACCCAAACTCTCAAGGGATGCTGGATCTTCTTTATGCACTGGACACAGCGAACCATTTGGAAATGATTCCCCAGATTTGGAAAG ATATCAAGCAGCTTGGACATGGCCGCAGACCTGCTATGACAGAAGAGGTTCTGACCCTCATGGCCAGAGATAAGCAGCCCCCAGAG ACTCGAGTAGCATTTGCTGACTGTGCTGCAGATATAAAATCTTTCTGTGAGGCACAGGAAAGGAGACAAACAACCCTAGAATGGACAGCCACTTCACTGGGTAATTGTACTATATTGTTTGCCAGGGCTGGGCGAATGCAGGAAGCCTG GAACATGCTGGAGCTGTTTAAGAAACACAATCGAATTCCCAG tgATTTGGTGATGGATGAAGTCATGAATTGCATTAAGCAAAGCAAAGAGCCAAGTCAGGCCCTTGACCTGGTAAAGTTTGCTGCAGACTTCAGCTTACAATCAACTTCAAAGCTTGCCAGGAGAGCTCTGGAAGAATTTCAGCTCTCTGAAGAGCAAAG GAAAGCTCTGGCTGATATGACAGCAGAAAGCAGTGACAACAGTGATGGTGAATAG
- the PTCD3 gene encoding pentatricopeptide repeat domain-containing protein 3, mitochondrial isoform X2, with protein MCRPCSGNAALQKKSPNLEVDEGIISLPRKKTWDKLAVLQALASTVKRDPTAPNYMFQDDPYLIPRTTTEFRLFSLSKESGENAARYILDKHPNLFEIDIAEPHVPCLMPEKLPLQLEEVGEDALKYQIRFRKLKASVDMYDQLMQSGTSVSLETSNSLLDLLCFYGDREPDQLNSTENNSKLEQLEEASEERKKRRNWQNGNRGLKWRENNNAERIFNLMPEKNAHSYCTMIRGMVKHRAAAKAFDMYTDLLNNRLKADVHTFNALIVAASEVREKYTERWELVEDLLNQMAQQKIQPNLLTFNSVLKTLRWCGAFGKSMALRTLNEMKALNIEPSLATFDHLLGIFYKPAASSRGETEMIYEVMDEIKGKRFYPQDPDDGNFFPSAMKICLDLKDIQLAYELHNVLETAENRKMLGDIGQQTTYCGRFFTLLCMMEQLDVVMKWYKEMVPSMFYPNSQGMLDLLYALDTANHLEMIPQIWKDIKQLGHGRRPAMTEEVLTLMARDKQPPETRVAFADCAADIKSFCEAQERRQTTLEWTATSLGNCTILFARAGRMQEAWNMLELFKKHNRIPSDLVMDEVMNCIKQSKEPSQALDLVKFAADFSLQSTSKLARRALEEFQLSEEQRKALADMTAESSDNSDGE; from the exons ATGTGCAG GCCCTGCTCAGGAAATGCAGCCCTTCAGAAAAAATCACCTAATCTTGAAG TTGACGAAGGAATTATTTCTCTTCCAAGAAAGAAAACCTG GGATAAGTTAGCAGTTCTTCAAGCTCTTGCATCAACTGTAAAGAGG GATCCCACAGCTCCTAATTACATGTTTCAAGACGACCCGTATCTTATTCCTCGAACCACTACTGAGTTT CGTTTATTTTCCTTATCAAAAGAATCTGGGGAAAATGCAGCCAGATATATTCTTGACAAACATCCTAACCTTTTTGAGATTGACATAGCTGAACCTCATGTACCG TGTCTCATGCCAGAAAAATTGCCATTGCAACTTGAAGAAGTGGGTGAAGATGCACTTAAGTATCAGATCCGTTTCAGAAAACTAAAAGCTTCGGTGGACATGTATGATCAACTCATGCAATCAG GAACTTCTGTATCTCTGGAGACATCAAACAGCCTTCTTGATCTCCTATGTTTTTATGGCGATAGAGAACCTGATCAGCTGAACTCTACTGAAAATAACAGCAAATTGGAACAACTG GAGGAAGCttcagaagaaaggaagaaaaggagaaactgGCAGAATGGGAACCGTGGGCTTAAGTGGCG GGAGAACAATAACGCTGAAAGAATATTTAACCTAATGCCAGAAAAAAATGCACATTCGTATTGTACAATGATCAGAGGAATGGTGAAG CATAGAGCAGCTGCAAAAGCTTTTGACATGTACACTGACTTATTGAACAACAGGCTTAAGG CTGATGTGCACACCTTCAATGCGTTAATCGTCGCAGCTTCAGAAGTACGGGAAAAGTACACTGAAAGATGGGAACTTGTTGAA gatttgctgaaccaaatGGCTCAACAGAAGATACAGCCAAATCTGCTCACTTTTAATTCTGTCCTGAAGACTCTACGGTGGTGTGGTGCCTTTGGCAAGAGTATGGCCCTTCGCACACTAAATGAGATGAAGGCACTAAATATAG AGCCTAGCCTTGCAACCTTTGACCATCTTCTTGGCATCTTTTATAAACCAG CAGCATCTTCTCGAGGCGAAACAGAAATGATctatgaagtaatggatgagATTAAGGGAAAGCGCTTTTACCCACAGGACCCAGACGATG GCAACTTTTTTCCAAGTGCCATGAAAATA TGCCTTGACCTCAAGGATATTCAGCTCGCCTATGAGCTACATAACGTGCTGGAGACAGCAGAGAACAGGAAAATGTTGGGAGACATTGGCCAGCAGACTACTTACTG TGGAAGGTTTTTTACCTTGCTGTGCATGATGGAACAGCTTGACGTTGTAATGAAGTGGTATAAAGAAATGGTCCCATCA ATGTTTTACCCAAACTCTCAAGGGATGCTGGATCTTCTTTATGCACTGGACACAGCGAACCATTTGGAAATGATTCCCCAGATTTGGAAAG ATATCAAGCAGCTTGGACATGGCCGCAGACCTGCTATGACAGAAGAGGTTCTGACCCTCATGGCCAGAGATAAGCAGCCCCCAGAG ACTCGAGTAGCATTTGCTGACTGTGCTGCAGATATAAAATCTTTCTGTGAGGCACAGGAAAGGAGACAAACAACCCTAGAATGGACAGCCACTTCACTGGGTAATTGTACTATATTGTTTGCCAGGGCTGGGCGAATGCAGGAAGCCTG GAACATGCTGGAGCTGTTTAAGAAACACAATCGAATTCCCAG tgATTTGGTGATGGATGAAGTCATGAATTGCATTAAGCAAAGCAAAGAGCCAAGTCAGGCCCTTGACCTGGTAAAGTTTGCTGCAGACTTCAGCTTACAATCAACTTCAAAGCTTGCCAGGAGAGCTCTGGAAGAATTTCAGCTCTCTGAAGAGCAAAG GAAAGCTCTGGCTGATATGACAGCAGAAAGCAGTGACAACAGTGATGGTGAATAG